The following nucleotide sequence is from Paroedura picta isolate Pp20150507F chromosome 1, Ppicta_v3.0, whole genome shotgun sequence.
GGGACCTTCCCAGAGAGACTAAGAGAGGTGGTGGTTAGGCTGCTTTTGAAAAAATCAATATTGGAGTCATCCAACCCAGGCAACTACTGTCCAACTTTGCATTTGGTGCAGTCGTAGAACAACAGAGCCCCCTGGAAAAAGCACTGACTCTTGACCCAATCCATTCTGGCTTCCAACCTGCCAGGAGGTATAGATGGCTCAGATTGCCCTCATGGATGATCTCTGAAGACAACTGAATCTAGGCAGGTCAACACTACTGGCTTTACTAGATCTAACAGTGGCATTCAATGCTGTCAATCacaggatattattattattattattattattattattattatttagatttatttcccgccactccccgtaggctcgtggcgggtcacaacagtcctatccccattaaaatacccattaaagactttaaaacaatcccaacatggcggaagttcttattattcccacccctgctatcagagcggcagggagggtggggaggagatctaacttactaggtccatgggaggggggaatgttggcattcattcgctgaccccagcctcaaccaaaaacctggcggaagagctccgtcttgcaggccctgtggaaagctggtaaatcctgcagggcccgcagctcacccgggaactcattctaccaggtaggttGAAGCTGGACTTACACATGCTTTGTGTTCCTGAAAATCAGTCTGCTATCAGACTGGACCTCTTCTCTATTTTGACTGACAAACATCTCAGCAACCCTTCACTCTCTGCATTATGTACAACTGTGTCGTAATTAAACCAGGCTGTCAAATAAGGCAtttgtttccttgtttttttctggCCCATGGGGGCTAAAAAGAACAATGGATATTTATTCAGATATATTAAAATACTTTTGAATATTCTCTGGTAGCAATAAGAGAGACTGCTCTGTTTGTACTATGGTCATCCTTAAAATGTCAGCATCTACCATGAGTTACCCCCAGGGCAGTAATTTCCTCTTGTAGCATAATGAAATGTTGCAAGACCCCAAGGTACCTCAATGCTGGCTTTAATTGCTACATTTTAATGGAAAATTCTATACAGTACTTTTGTGTGCAATAATTGTATTGTCAGGGAGAGCATAAAATATGATTTACTGAAGGTTAAGGAGCATTCTACAAATTGCAGTAAAATTTGGCACATTATCAAGCCTTATTTGGCAAATCATCAATATTTGATTTTGgaacagtcctttaaaaaaaaagttgcaggTTTTACATGAGTTAAGTTTCCTCAGCTCATGAATCTCACCATAATGTGGCTACATCTGTTTACAAGATGAAATGAAGAATGGGATGGCAATATTTTAAAGCACTTTTTTGTCAATGAGATCAATTTAGTTAGAGAACACAGAATACATAGTAAACCTTGTTTTAAGATATCCCAGTTAATTTCAACCCAATAATTTCAATGAACTAACCAAGCTCATTTGAACAAATAGGAACATTCAAAATtatattttgaaattttattttctgttttaatcTGCTCATTTAATAATTTGGAAATCAATGATTTAAGAGGGCTAACTGGAAGTAGGAGTGCAGCAAGTTTATAGCCAAATGACATGTTAGCAAACCAGCCTGTTTTATCATCTTATCTAAAACAAGAGTATGTATGTCTTTGCGGAGGCAAGCAAGCTTAGACCAGCCCATCCCCTTTGTTCTTTTTAAGATCTATCATCTTGCCCTTGTACCACTGAAGCTTTTGAAACTGACAGGATCAGCTTATGTGACTGTTTGGAATCTTTGGTTGTATGAGCAATTTAAGCAACTTATGTTCCATGCTCTGTAAAGCAAGGGATAGTAGTTAGTGTGGCTGGGATGAAGACAAAACTTAGAAGACATACAGGATGTAGGGGAGCCAAGGAGGCTGAAGGAAAGGTGCCGGGTAAGCAATGGTCCAAGAAAGAGGACGCACTGAGCAAGGGGAGAACAGGAGTTGAGGTACAAGGATGCTCATCACAAAGAGCAGGTTCTGGGGGGAAAATCCTAGTGTTtaagaggaggaggggctgcaaGCTATGGGGATAGGAAGGAGTGCTAGGAAAGCTGGCAAAGAGATATGGCAGCTAGAGAAGTGAAACAAAGGCAATAAACTGGGAAATAGAGATGTGAGGAAACAATGTGAGGTTGAGACAAAGAACTGAAGAAAGAATGAGAAAGTACAAagtaggactggggggggggctacacatAATTCTTAGAGACAGGAGAAACTATACATATTTTGGCAGGACTAATACAGGAAGGCAAGGGTTTATACTATAGGATAGAGAAGTATGGAGTTTAGGTCCTCAGAAGTAAATGTGGCTTTTCCCCATCACAGCCTGCAGCCCTAAAGAAACAACAGGAGCAAAGAAGCAGGAGGGAGTGAATTTTGCTTTCTGATTTCATTTATATGTTGGGAACTCTTCTGTGTATTCTGAGTTAAATAATGGCCTGTTTTGATTGCATTGTGAAACTGGAATGGGACACACAGGTGACTATTTTTGCTTTGTCTTTTGTCTCTTAGACAATAAAAATCCATAAGAATTAATGTTTAAAACATGGGAAGAAACTGAATCACACTTTAGCCCTACTCGTGTCACAAATAATACCCATTTTGATGCTTCTGTAGCCATTCTTCACTCAGCAACATCAAAAGCAGAAAAAGTACTGTCTTTAGAAAGCATTGTGTTTACTCAAGTACAAAATAAGGGGCTTTTAGTGGTGTGAAAATTCTTACAGCAGAAATGATGAAGGCAAAATACAGTAAATGGGTATATTAATTCTGCTATAACCTGATTATATAAAGAAGTATGAAGGAAATAGCTGACTAATCTTTTATGAAAAGTTTAAAGTGACTCAATAAGACCCAGGTAATGAAGTTAATTAGTAATCAAGTATAAAAAAAACTAGACATCTGCTTTGCAaacagatatattttttaaagcagaacaTTAATTCTTTCTGAATCCTAATTGTACATCTGGGATTCAATATTCCTTTGCATAACAGCACTAATACAAATGTGCAGAGGcttatttgtttgattttatgTTTCAAAACAGCCCCAgctgttgctttttaaattattcCTTTTAATATTTTGGAATACCTTAGCCAAAGACACCACTACAATAAGGTACCTGAAGGTTTCAATGGACATGTAGAAAAGTGGTGGAGACATGCACCATTCTTAAGCGATGCATAAATAAGAACCAAAATAGTAAGcaatatatgcatttttaaatcttCATTCACACacgtttttaaaataacatataGCTCAAAGGTTATGCTGCTTCAGGATTagtatttagatttttttaaagactatgACTGTCAAAGAAGCATGCTTTTGCATTCCGATAATTGCAAGTAGAAGAATTATTCCACTGCTTGTTATCCTAAAAGTGAATTATGATAATTAAGCCCAGAAGTCCTGAAATGCTGTTACCCAGATGTGTTAGCAATATATAAACAGGTCAGTTTTCTGGCTTCAAAAACTAGCGAAGGCCAAAATCCACTAGTTAGGACACAACACACTTCACAGTGTTCAGTGGCAGAGTTGTAACAGGTCATTCCGTAAACTTAAATATTAACTGCTGATGGATGTAAGACAGACAGATACAAAGATGCTGCAAGACAAGACAAAACATAAATAAtggctttccccctctttttctagTGATTTCGGAAACCAGAATCTCTCCCTGTTTCACACATGGCCACCTTCACATGTCTTATTCCAATTTGAAAACACCGATATTCATTCTAATCACAGTAGACTGTAGTGATTACACAAACCTTTACTTATTCTGATTTCGAATTCGGAGACAcctccttttcagtggtggctccAGATCTTCTGGCCCTGTGCTGAGAATTGGCGCTGAGATAATGCATGGTGCAATAGCAGTCTTTTCTGCTGGTTTTGGCACAGGCTGGATGACGCAGCCTGTCTTGGGCAGCATCCGCAATGCGTACGCATGGTCCTCATCTGCAGGATTGTTAAGGTTGGGATCTTGCTTGTCTCCCCCAAACAGGGGctcttccccagtcttcttaccAGAGTCTCCTTCTCGGTGGCAGTTTGATGTGCAGTTGTTCTCCTTCACAGATTCCAGTTCACTCACTGGCAATTCCTCTGGCAGCTGAGATTTCTTCGGATCTTGGGGCTGCTCTGAGACCTCTGGGCCCTTTGTGCCATTCACAATGACATTGCAAACTGCAGCTACACTATTTTCTGATGTGCCAGAGGCCAGTGCAGTGGGGCCACAGTGAGCTGAGTCACTACAAGGAGAAGTTTTCGTTTCAGTGGGGCTGCAATTGTTCCTGCAGTCACTGCAGTTCCTTTTATCTGAGCTACCAAAAGCCAGATTTACAACACTGCTAGCTTCATGTTCAACTTTGACTTGAGCATGTAAAGCCCTGTGGATAACATTGTGTAGTCTAGACCTGTGGCCTACAGTTAAGTCTATCACACCATCCTGTGGTCCCTGTAGTACTGTAGGAAAACCAAACTTGTTGTTCACTGGACTACTAGGTCTCACAGTCAAATCAACAACTTCATTTTTACTGTGCTCCTGATGCACTTGTGTTTGATTTAAGGACTGGCTTGAACAACTTGGTGTTGAATCAGAGGACTTGGAAGGCCCTTGTTTTGAATCTCTGGGGGACACAGAGTTATTTGTTGGCTTTGCCCCAGTTGCATCACTAGATGTACTTGGAATGAGACTTTCCCCATTGCTGGAGAAGCCATTTGGGGGCTTGGAATCATTGATGTGAGGAATAGGAATTGGAATTGGGATAGGAACTGGTAGAGGAACAATGACCGGATATGGCACTAACAAGGTTGGAGGTGGCACCAATGGGGCAAGAGATGGCAAGCCAAAGTTCATCATCTGTGGCATGGGCATAGGACCATTTGGCATCATGCTTACAGGAGGGAAGGGTAGACTGGGCAAAGGAACTCCTGGAGGCGGAGGCGGTAGTAAGCCTGGGGGATTTCCAGGCATGGTTGGTGTTGTTGGAGGGTGAATATGAGGTGACAGCATTGGCCTGTGCATAGGGCTTGATGCTGGGCCCATATTTCTGGGACCACCTGGTGGTGGACCAATTCCAGGAATCATTGGGTTGGACAGAGGGCTATTGGGATTTGAGGCATGATGAGGCCCTCGAATAAACGGCGGACGAATTTGCTGCATAATTTGCTGTTCCATGAATATGGGCAATGGAACTGGCCCACGGTTTGTCATCACCATGGGAGGACTTCGAGGTGGGACACCAATTGGAGGCACAATGCTAGCAGGTGGCTGAACAGAAACTGGCGGCATATTTGGATTCTCATTGATGGGAATAGGTTTGGGAACAGGCGTTGGGATTTTAGTGACAGAGCAGTTGGCAGTGTCAGGCGGAGAGGCAGTGGTAGATGCTGATGGTCCAGGACCTTGCATTTGGCCAGCTGCAGACACTGGGGATGGGGCCTTTCTCCGAGCATCTGCTAGCGGTATATTCCAAGAATCTGGAGTCAGCAGCTGCACCCCAGTGCCTTCTGCTTTATTTTCGACTGGAGGATGTAATGTGCTGCAGAGTCCAGCTGGAAGATTGGCCTGTGTCTCTTTGTAGAAAATGTCCATTTTGTACTGATTGAGACATTTTGCACTGCAGAACTGAAGCCTTCGTTCCCCGTCCCCAAAATCCAGATACTCTTTTGTGTGTCTTATGTGCTTACACCAGTCACATACCTACAACACAgtaacaaaatcaaaacagataaGAAAAAAGTGATTTCCTCTTTGTATTGTCATTTGCATCAAAATTCTTTTTACTTTCCATCATTGCTTTCTAAACATTATGaaggaaaatatatatttcatggaACTTGGATCTCAATATACAGTTTACCTAATATTACATATAAATGAACAGTAATATCCTATTATTTTATGCCTACATAAGTCACATGAAAATGCCATCAAAAATGCCCACTGTAATCTATATTGCTAAAGTAAATTAAAATCTGAGTGGATAGTATTGTAAATATCTCTGTGTTCAAGTGGCTATTTCAAGAGAGTCTGAAAGAGCCCTGTGATCATAATGGTGCTTCCCTGGTTTCCATGCTTAGAGTTGCAGGAGACAATCATGCATGTAGCATAGCTGATATGGCACAGGAGCTAAACAGCTGAGCTATGATTCAGGAGGTCCCTGGTTTAAATACTGTCTCTGCCATAAACTCAGCATGAGTCCTTAGGGAAGTTGTTGTGTTTTAGCCTATGTACTCTTTCCTAAAAGGTAACATGGGGATAATAATACTGACTGACTTTTTGGGGTTGTTGTGTTAACATCACAAGATAATAAATTTGAAACTCATTGAAAATCTTAAAATCCTATATAAAcactaaacattattattatacaGCACAGTTACAAAATTCAGACAGCTGAAGCCCTATGATTTCATTGGGCTAAACAGCATTCAATAGTCAGTACTGACATTGTAGAACTAGTACTTGTTTTAATTAAACTAGTTACTATGATTGTCTTCAATAACTACAGTCcttcaaaccaggatctgaagcCAGTGTCTAAAGTTGTTTGGTTAATTACAGATAGTCTTAACTATGCTTTTGCTTGCCATAATCCTGGCTAGCTCTGTGAAGATGCACTCCTGGGAAtggctgccaaccttcaggtgggatctggagatctcccaagattacaatctgcaggaatttcccaacccatagctgaCAACCCTATAAGAATATAGAGAGAAGGTAACAGAAACGATATTGTGGAGGTAAACCACAATATAAGTAATTGTCTGCAAGAGAAATTCTAGTTTCTCACACTAACCATAATTTAAACAAAACATGGTTTTGCATGCATGAATTGAGCCAGTATGCTAGATTGTGGCCTTCATGCTACACATTGAACTGGTCATATAGATGCATGCTGACAAGTTCCATGTCTATATAATTAAATAAGATCAAGAAACATTTGGAAAATCACTCCAAAGTTCCAAGAAGAGGGAGTGCCAATGATCTACAATAAGACTCTACACATTTTGACATTTTAGATTATTTAAATGCAGTGTATAACAGAGCTGGAATGTTAACatacccagaagaagaaaaagaactaaaCATCATTAGCTTTGTCTTCCAAATAAGAAGTAGAAAATACTAATAAAATCTGGGTGAATTTCAAGTGTTCTGAAGCTGTGATATTTCAACAAGCTGGAAAGATTTTCCAAGCTGTTTGCCCACTGCTGAGCACTAGTCACTTCAGTATAACTTCTTGGCATGCAACAGTTTATTTAACAATTTTTCAAAAACTAAGGCAAACCCTTCATGATTAGGGGCTTGAAAAATACACGTTATTTTCTGTGCTACTATTGGCGTGGTGGAGatgtcacattaaaaaaaaaaggtaaaaaagGCGGCAGAGCTAATTAAGGTTTCTCCAACTGTAAGCCACTAGACACTAAAGTTCAAAAAATAGTAATTCCAGGTTTTAGAATCCATTACTTCAGAGAAATTATTGTGATTTCATTAACACATTAATTTTGCAACACCAACAGCTCTCGCAGATGGCAAAGACATGATCTACAATTCAAATATGACTCTTGTTtgcacaaatgcctttcccttcataTGGCATTTTAAACAAGAATTAAAATGAGTAATCTTTCCACAGCTATAAACAGATAAACAGATGTCAGAATTTTCAGTGCCTCCCTTTTTTTGACAGATTTTATACATAgagacaaaaaaacccaaatttgTCATTTCTTCATTTCTCATAATGTTCTGTAGATCTTTTAGGTAGTGATATATATAATAAATGCACTGAGTTTATGACCATGTGAAAACACAGCACTGTCCTATGTATACTCTTACTTTTCAATACTGAGAATAATCCCTTTGTTTAGAAAAGCCAAGGCAGGATTGTGAAATGATAACATTAAATAGGTAATT
It contains:
- the SOBP gene encoding sine oculis-binding protein homolog isoform X1, with the translated sequence MAEMEKEGRPPENKRSRKPAHPVKREINEEMKNFAENTMNELLGWYGYDKVELKDGEDIEFRNYPADGESRQHISVLKENSLPKTKLPEDSVISSYNVNTSYPGLTTGNGLSDSPAGSKDHGNVPIIVPLIPPPFIKPPAEDDVSNVQIMCAWCQKVGIKRYSLSMGSEVKCFCSEKCFAACRRAYFKRNKARDEDGHAENFPQQHYAKETPRLAFKNNCELLVCDWCKHIRHTKEYLDFGDGERRLQFCSAKCLNQYKMDIFYKETQANLPAGLCSTLHPPVENKAEGTGVQLLTPDSWNIPLADARRKAPSPVSAAGQMQGPGPSASTTASPPDTANCSVTKIPTPVPKPIPINENPNMPPVSVQPPASIVPPIGVPPRSPPMVMTNRGPVPLPIFMEQQIMQQIRPPFIRGPHHASNPNSPLSNPMIPGIGPPPGGPRNMGPASSPMHRPMLSPHIHPPTTPTMPGNPPGLLPPPPPGVPLPSLPFPPVSMMPNGPMPMPQMMNFGLPSLAPLVPPPTLLVPYPVIVPLPVPIPIPIPIPHINDSKPPNGFSSNGESLIPSTSSDATGAKPTNNSVSPRDSKQGPSKSSDSTPSCSSQSLNQTQVHQEHSKNEVVDLTVRPSSPVNNKFGFPTVLQGPQDGVIDLTVGHRSRLHNVIHRALHAQVKVEHEASSVVNLAFGSSDKRNCSDCRNNCSPTETKTSPCSDSAHCGPTALASGTSENSVAAVCNVIVNGTKGPEVSEQPQDPKKSQLPEELPVSELESVKENNCTSNCHREGDSGKKTGEEPLFGGDKQDPNLNNPADEDHAYALRMLPKTGCVIQPVPKPAEKTAIAPCIISAPILSTGPEDLEPPLKRRCLRIRNQNK
- the SOBP gene encoding sine oculis-binding protein homolog isoform X2, whose amino-acid sequence is MAEMEKEGRPPENKRSRKPAHPVKREINEEMKNFAENTMNELLGWYGYDKVELKDGEDIEFRNYPADGESRQHISVLKENSLPKTKLPEDSVISSYNVNTSYPGLTTGNGLSDSPAGSKDHGNVPIIVPLIPPPFIKPPAEDDVSNVQIMCAWCQKVGIKRYSLSMGSEVKCFCSEKCFAACRRAYFKRNKVCDWCKHIRHTKEYLDFGDGERRLQFCSAKCLNQYKMDIFYKETQANLPAGLCSTLHPPVENKAEGTGVQLLTPDSWNIPLADARRKAPSPVSAAGQMQGPGPSASTTASPPDTANCSVTKIPTPVPKPIPINENPNMPPVSVQPPASIVPPIGVPPRSPPMVMTNRGPVPLPIFMEQQIMQQIRPPFIRGPHHASNPNSPLSNPMIPGIGPPPGGPRNMGPASSPMHRPMLSPHIHPPTTPTMPGNPPGLLPPPPPGVPLPSLPFPPVSMMPNGPMPMPQMMNFGLPSLAPLVPPPTLLVPYPVIVPLPVPIPIPIPIPHINDSKPPNGFSSNGESLIPSTSSDATGAKPTNNSVSPRDSKQGPSKSSDSTPSCSSQSLNQTQVHQEHSKNEVVDLTVRPSSPVNNKFGFPTVLQGPQDGVIDLTVGHRSRLHNVIHRALHAQVKVEHEASSVVNLAFGSSDKRNCSDCRNNCSPTETKTSPCSDSAHCGPTALASGTSENSVAAVCNVIVNGTKGPEVSEQPQDPKKSQLPEELPVSELESVKENNCTSNCHREGDSGKKTGEEPLFGGDKQDPNLNNPADEDHAYALRMLPKTGCVIQPVPKPAEKTAIAPCIISAPILSTGPEDLEPPLKRRCLRIRNQNK
- the SOBP gene encoding sine oculis-binding protein homolog isoform X3, which translates into the protein MAEMEKEGRPPENKRSRKPAHPVKREINEEMKNFAENTMNELLGWYGYDKVELKDGEDIEFRNYPADGESRQHISVLKEDDVSNVQIMCAWCQKVGIKRYSLSMGSEVKCFCSEKCFAACRRAYFKRNKARDEDGHAENFPQQHYAKETPRLAFKNNCELLVCDWCKHIRHTKEYLDFGDGERRLQFCSAKCLNQYKMDIFYKETQANLPAGLCSTLHPPVENKAEGTGVQLLTPDSWNIPLADARRKAPSPVSAAGQMQGPGPSASTTASPPDTANCSVTKIPTPVPKPIPINENPNMPPVSVQPPASIVPPIGVPPRSPPMVMTNRGPVPLPIFMEQQIMQQIRPPFIRGPHHASNPNSPLSNPMIPGIGPPPGGPRNMGPASSPMHRPMLSPHIHPPTTPTMPGNPPGLLPPPPPGVPLPSLPFPPVSMMPNGPMPMPQMMNFGLPSLAPLVPPPTLLVPYPVIVPLPVPIPIPIPIPHINDSKPPNGFSSNGESLIPSTSSDATGAKPTNNSVSPRDSKQGPSKSSDSTPSCSSQSLNQTQVHQEHSKNEVVDLTVRPSSPVNNKFGFPTVLQGPQDGVIDLTVGHRSRLHNVIHRALHAQVKVEHEASSVVNLAFGSSDKRNCSDCRNNCSPTETKTSPCSDSAHCGPTALASGTSENSVAAVCNVIVNGTKGPEVSEQPQDPKKSQLPEELPVSELESVKENNCTSNCHREGDSGKKTGEEPLFGGDKQDPNLNNPADEDHAYALRMLPKTGCVIQPVPKPAEKTAIAPCIISAPILSTGPEDLEPPLKRRCLRIRNQNK
- the SOBP gene encoding sine oculis-binding protein homolog isoform X4, with translation MAEMEKEGRPPENKRSRKPAHPVKREINEEMKNFAENTMNELLGWYGYDKVELKDGEDIEFRNYPADGESRQHISVLKEDDVSNVQIMCAWCQKVGIKRYSLSMGSEVKCFCSEKCFAACRRAYFKRNKVCDWCKHIRHTKEYLDFGDGERRLQFCSAKCLNQYKMDIFYKETQANLPAGLCSTLHPPVENKAEGTGVQLLTPDSWNIPLADARRKAPSPVSAAGQMQGPGPSASTTASPPDTANCSVTKIPTPVPKPIPINENPNMPPVSVQPPASIVPPIGVPPRSPPMVMTNRGPVPLPIFMEQQIMQQIRPPFIRGPHHASNPNSPLSNPMIPGIGPPPGGPRNMGPASSPMHRPMLSPHIHPPTTPTMPGNPPGLLPPPPPGVPLPSLPFPPVSMMPNGPMPMPQMMNFGLPSLAPLVPPPTLLVPYPVIVPLPVPIPIPIPIPHINDSKPPNGFSSNGESLIPSTSSDATGAKPTNNSVSPRDSKQGPSKSSDSTPSCSSQSLNQTQVHQEHSKNEVVDLTVRPSSPVNNKFGFPTVLQGPQDGVIDLTVGHRSRLHNVIHRALHAQVKVEHEASSVVNLAFGSSDKRNCSDCRNNCSPTETKTSPCSDSAHCGPTALASGTSENSVAAVCNVIVNGTKGPEVSEQPQDPKKSQLPEELPVSELESVKENNCTSNCHREGDSGKKTGEEPLFGGDKQDPNLNNPADEDHAYALRMLPKTGCVIQPVPKPAEKTAIAPCIISAPILSTGPEDLEPPLKRRCLRIRNQNK